ATTCCTTCTTCCTGACAAAAGGCATCCAATGTTGTAGTTTCTAAATCGATCGTAAAATCTAACCCAGCAAGTGTTGCTAGATTGTTGAACCGCTCCATAAACGGCTCATTCGGTGGGTACAGTGAACTGCACATTGGATCATAAGTCACATACAGTGTTGACTCACCAATCGAATTACTTAGTGCTAGAGGGATATGCCGCTCTGTCCAATTAACCCCGCGCTGCTCTATTTCAGCATTAGCAGCATCACAAGCATCGGCATCCGCATCAAATCCGTAAATAGACAAGTGAGGGGCAAAAACCTCCCATCCTTGAGAGGCGTAATCATCTGCCACACTAATCTTGCGAGATCCTACGTTACATACCACAACGTGAACTCGATCGAGGAAACCGTATTTCTTGAGAGTAGGGAGGAAGACTGTCATAAGTTAGTAAAGGTAAAAGAAGGAATCGAAGAATAAACATTCACTAGGCATTCTTAGCAGGTAAAGCAACAATGTTTAAGCTTCCCTGTAGCTCTTCAATTGCATGAATGGGAATGAGTGTTTGTAGATAGGGTTGATACCGAAACAGACGATAACCGATCGACATAAGGTACTCGGCAACGGGGGTATTGTCTCCGCTTGAGGCAGCAACATTCTCATAGAGAATCCCAGGTTGAAACTGACGCAAGAGCCGATCGCTTCCGGCTAACACCTTCATCTCATGTCCTTCTGCATCGATCTTGAGCCAATCTACTCGCTGAAGATTCTCTTGATCAATTAGGCTATCCAATGAAAAGCAATCAATTTCTTCAAAGTCACCTGATTGAGGCGTTTCTTCTGTAATGACTTCATTCAATTCACTGGCACTATGAAGCGAGAGCCGTGCCTTGCTAACTCGATCGCTTGCCGCTCCAGCACAAATCGTCACCTGGTTGAGTTGATTGATTCGCTTTGTCTCTTCCAAACACTGAACACAGTAAGAAAATGGCTCGATCGCAATCACCCGACCCAACTCACCAACTGCTTGGGCTGCGCTGAAAGTGTAAACTCCCACATTCGCACCCACATCAATCACTGTCATCCCTGGTTTGAGCTGTTCGCGCCAAAACTCCATTTCCGCTTCAAACCAGTCCCCATTTGCAAGCAGCACAATCGTCACAATGCTCTGAAAGCTGGGTTCTACAGCAAGCTGCAAATTATTAAACGGAACATAGGTAAACGGACTATTGTGCTCCAGAGTTGCCCAAGCATAAGCGCGATCGGATTGTGCTTGCGTTTGACCAAACTGTTGCCAAGACTCTGCAATTTCAGTTTGCTGTAATTCTCGGTAAGCCAGGTAAAGCGCTTGAACGGCAGGAGCATAATCAGGCGCAATCTCTCTTGCCCGCTGTAAATGAAATAAGCCTTCCCATCGCTGCTGCATCAAACTGGCAAGACCGAGTTGTAAGTTGCGATGAACAGAGTCAGGGGAAACTTGAGTTACTAGTTGTAAAAAACGTTGCCCATATGCGTTGTAAAAGACGAGTTGCGATCGACATAAAACATCTGCAAGCAGAAGCAACGCTTGATTGTAGCCATTCTCCGCTTGTAAAAGATTTTCCAATAATTCCGTTTGAACTTGCTTTAATGGCTCTGGAGGAACATAAACTAAACCAAGCGGTGATGGTTCTACTGAATAATGGGCTGGATGAAGAGTTTCTAAAAACGTTGCAAAAGCCAGTTCTGTTGCAGCTTGGCTGTTGCCCGTCATGCTGTGGATTAATGCCAGGTGAGCCGCACAAAGTGGATCAAAATCTGCTCCCTGAGCCAAAGCCTCCATTGCGATGTCTAAATTCATAGCTCGGAGTTCTGGATCGTTACACTGCTCCGCCTCAATCAATGCCATTACTGCAAAATTATTGAGATCAAGGGCTGATTCTGGTTCGTCCCAGTTTGCTGTTTCTAGCGTTGTCAGGAAAGGGGCGATCGTTTCTTGCTCTAAATCTGGACAATGTTGGCGAAGATAGTGTCGGTATAGGTCTGCTGGAGCAGTTGCAGAGTTTGTTTTCATAAAGTTTAGGGGCTTCAAGCAATCAGAGATTCTTCTTTAGATTGCCCAACTTAAAAGATGAACTCATCAGCCTACAAGATCAGCCTTTTCATTGTTGTCCGCAATTGCTCTACCTATCGATTACTTTGCAACTAACGGAAAACGATCGTTTTGTTCCCATGAACCAGAACCCGATCTTCGATGTGATAGCGCAATCCTCTTGCTAGAACCGTCTTCTCAATATCTTTGCCGTAACGAATCAGGTCATCTACCGAATCGGAGTGGTCAATGCGAATTACATCCTGATCAATGATGGGACCAGCATCCAGTTCTGAAGTGACATAGTGACAGGTTGCCCCAATGAGTTTGACGCCGCGTTCGTGCGCTTGATGGTAGGGTTTTGCGCCGATAAACGAAGGCAAGAAAGAATGGTGGATGTTGATAATGCGCTTGAAATATCGATCGCACATTTCCGGCGACAGAATTTGCATATAGCGAGCCAGCACGATGACATCCCCCTGGACTTCCTCAAACAGGTGCATGATTTTGTCATAGGCGATCGTCTTGGTTTCTTTAGTGACAGGGACATAGTAATAAGGAATGCCGTGCCACTCAACCAGCTTGCGAAAAACCTCATGATTAGAAATCACTGCCGGAATTTCGATATCAAGTTCGCCACTCTGCCAGCGGGAGAGCAAATCATACAAACAGTGTTCTGGTTTCGAGACGAGAATCACCACTCGCTTTTTCTGCGCTGAGTCAGTAATTTTCCAGTCCATCTGAAATTCAGCGGCGATCGGGCTGAACTGCTGCCGAAACGCTTCAATGCCGAAGGGCAGCGAGTCTGCCAAAATTTCCTGACGCATGAAAAACTGCTGAAAGCTCTGATCTGCGTGGTGTTGCGCCTCCACAATCCAGCCCTGATGATCAGCAATAAAGGTACTGACTGCGGCGACAATGCCAACGCGATCGGGGCAGGAGAGGCTGAGGGTGTAGCGTCTTTTAGAATGCACGGGAGAGAAGGTCAGGAAACGTCATCGAATATTATGTTAAACCCTGGCTTCAGACTGTAGCGCAGATGATGATTTTGTCTGAGCCTTGTATCCGTTTCACTTGACTACACAGTCGCAAAATTAGGCATTGCTGAATGAAGGAATCAGCCCAAGATCAATCAGCCTAAGATCAAATAGAGGGGCTGCTGCCAAATCCAGGCAGGTCTTCTAAAATTGCGCCTCTTGCTTTAAGGTTGACCCGATCGGTTTGCTTCAGTCCGGGGTTCTTGCTAAATTTTGCCCCCTTAACCAGCACCACACTCAAATCCACCTGAGTAACATCAATACGATGTAAGATTGCTTCCCGGAAGTCTGCCCCGCTCAGGTCAGCATTGCTCAGCTTTGCGTCTGTGAGCTTAGCGCGGTTCAGGTTTGCCCAACTGAGATTGGCGTCACTACAATCCGCCCGACTTAAGTTTGCCCAACTAAGATCTGCCGCCATTAAATTCGCTTTGACCAATTGTGCGTCACGAAGATCTGTATCATTCAGGTTTGCATCCGAGAGGTCTGCCGTTGTTAGATCAACACCCTGAAGAATCGCATCACTCAAATCGGCATCGCTCAGGTCTGCCCCTGTTAAATCTGCCCCCGTTAAATCTGCGCCTCGCAAAACGGCTTCCCGAAGATTGGCATTGCGAAGGTTGGATTGGCTCAAGTTCGCATCTCGCAGATCAACCCGATATAGGTTCGCTCGACTGAGGTTTGCCTGACTCAAATCAGCATTGCTGAGATCAACGCGGCTAAAAACAATCCACAAAATAAAAGCAATATTCGGATTTGCCCAAACAATGACGGCTCCATGCGATCGATCTGCCAGCACCATCGCCCAAATAAACGTTGCCCAGATCAGCAAAATGCCGATCAAAATTGTGTTTCTGAGTCGCGTATTTCGGGGTGAGGTGACTTGCGAAAACGTAAATTCCCGCATGTTGATCCAAACTAGAATCGTCCAGAGCAAATTCGCCCAGATCAAAATGATGCCAGTTGCGCCAGCCTCACTTAAACGTAGCCAGAGCAAGATCGCCCAGATAAAATCTGTCCAGAGTAACAGCGTTCCAATAAAATCAACCCGGCTCAGATTAACTCCCTGCAAATTTGCGCCACTGAAGTTTTTGTTGCCCCACCAGACATTGAGGCGCGTCCAGATACCAGGCAATACATTGATGCGCCAGAAGGAGCGATCGGATTTTGGCACATCTTGAGGGGAGGGCTGTGGCGATCGAGACATGAGGCTCCAGGCTGAGGGGATGAGTTGCGTCTACTCATTACAACCGCTTGCATCATACCGAATCCGGTTAAACGACCGCTATAGTGATCTATTGGTATTGCTGCTCATTGCTCCAACGATCGACTGAACGAGTCATGAAAACAAACGCAGTGCGGGTTCTCGACAATTTAGGCATTGCCTATCAGCTCTTAAGCTATGAGGTTGATCCAAATGACCTGGCAGCAGAAAGCATTGCCGAGAAAGTTGGGCTGCCTCCCGAAGAAGTATTCAAAACACTGGTAACCAGGGGCGATCGAACGGGCATTTGCTTAGCTGTGATTCCCGGCAACACTCATCTCGATCTCAAAGCACTGGCAAAACTCACTCAAAATCGCAAAATTGAACCTGTGCCGCTCAAAGACGTACAACCCCTCACAGGCTATATCCGAGGTGGCGTTACAGCCCTTGCCTGCAAGAAACCCTATCCAGTCTATGTGGATGAAACGATCGAGCTGTTCGATCAGGTTGCCGTATCTGCCGGAATGCGCGGACTCATGATTCACCTTGCCCCCGGTGACTATCTGAAAGCCGTCAATGGCACAGTCGGGGCAATTGCTCAGGAGAAGGAGGGATGAGAAGACACGGAAACTAAGGATAGTCTCTTAGTCTCTCTACCACTTGTCACTTGTCACTTATTCCTGCTCCCTACCCCTTCACACTGCTACGTTTTATGAAGAAGAAAACGCGACCGGAGAGTGCCTGGAAGTAGATAGCGCCGATCGTGAGCAGAAATACAAGATAGGCAACCGCCTGGACAAGATAGAGGTGTTGGGTGTAGCCGAAGAGCGCACTGAGAACGATGCCAGGGAAGCGATCGTCAGGCAGAGTTGTTGCCAGATTCCAGACCGTCGGACCCAGAACGCAAGAGGGATTGCGAACAAAGCGTTCGTAGTAGAAGCAAAGCGATTCGGAGGCGCGATCTTGGCTGGCGAGGGTTTGCATCACCGTGTCAAAGTGTCCTAGCGCAGTCACAACTAAACCAGCGACAACCAGCAGCAGCAGCAAGCCCATTGCCTGAAAGAACTGTTTCAGGTTTAGCTTGACGCCCCACTTAAACAGCAGCACCCCAATTCCGGCAGCAACCGCTAAGCCTGCCAGTGCACCCAGCATGGGGAAAATGCCCTGCTGAAATTTGGCAGCGATGAATACGACCGTTTCAAAGCCTTCTCGCAGCACTGCAAAGAAAATGAGGCTGAAAATTGCCCAGGCAGAACTGACTCCGCCTTTGAGGGCAGCCGTGACGCCTTGTTCAACCTGCACTTTGAGGAAGCGAGCTTGTTGCGTCATCCAGATCAGCATCCAGCTCAGCAACCCGACTGCAACGAGACTAAAAATTCCTTCCATAAGGGGTTCAGCGGCGGGGCTAGCGGCTCCCAATACCTGAATCATCCAGCCGAACAGCAGGGCAATCAGCGCACTCACCAAAATGCCAGCCGCCACACCTAAAAAAACCCATCCTTTCAAACGGTTTTGTTTTGCTTTTGTCAGGCAAGCCAGCACAATTCCCACGACCAGGGCAGCTTCAACGCCCTCCCGTAAGGTGATGATAAAAGTCGGTAGAACAGTACTGAAGTCCATTGATGTTGTTCGTTAAGGGCGATCGAATTTAATCGAGATTTACATTAAATTTCATATTAAGGGGGGGCAGAGCCAGCGTCAGCCATGACTTGATTGATGACTAGACACTGCAAGCTTTTCCTCATGCTTTCAATCCTCATCCCCCCAACCGAGATTCAGCGTCTTGGGCAATTACCCTTTCTGAATCACCGGCT
The window above is part of the Trichocoleus sp. genome. Proteins encoded here:
- a CDS encoding FkbM family methyltransferase yields the protein MKTNSATAPADLYRHYLRQHCPDLEQETIAPFLTTLETANWDEPESALDLNNFAVMALIEAEQCNDPELRAMNLDIAMEALAQGADFDPLCAAHLALIHSMTGNSQAATELAFATFLETLHPAHYSVEPSPLGLVYVPPEPLKQVQTELLENLLQAENGYNQALLLLADVLCRSQLVFYNAYGQRFLQLVTQVSPDSVHRNLQLGLASLMQQRWEGLFHLQRAREIAPDYAPAVQALYLAYRELQQTEIAESWQQFGQTQAQSDRAYAWATLEHNSPFTYVPFNNLQLAVEPSFQSIVTIVLLANGDWFEAEMEFWREQLKPGMTVIDVGANVGVYTFSAAQAVGELGRVIAIEPFSYCVQCLEETKRINQLNQVTICAGAASDRVSKARLSLHSASELNEVITEETPQSGDFEEIDCFSLDSLIDQENLQRVDWLKIDAEGHEMKVLAGSDRLLRQFQPGILYENVAASSGDNTPVAEYLMSIGYRLFRYQPYLQTLIPIHAIEELQGSLNIVALPAKNA
- the purU gene encoding formyltetrahydrofolate deformylase; this encodes MHSKRRYTLSLSCPDRVGIVAAVSTFIADHQGWIVEAQHHADQSFQQFFMRQEILADSLPFGIEAFRQQFSPIAAEFQMDWKITDSAQKKRVVILVSKPEHCLYDLLSRWQSGELDIEIPAVISNHEVFRKLVEWHGIPYYYVPVTKETKTIAYDKIMHLFEEVQGDVIVLARYMQILSPEMCDRYFKRIINIHHSFLPSFIGAKPYHQAHERGVKLIGATCHYVTSELDAGPIIDQDVIRIDHSDSVDDLIRYGKDIEKTVLARGLRYHIEDRVLVHGNKTIVFR
- a CDS encoding pentapeptide repeat-containing protein — translated: MSRSPQPSPQDVPKSDRSFWRINVLPGIWTRLNVWWGNKNFSGANLQGVNLSRVDFIGTLLLWTDFIWAILLWLRLSEAGATGIILIWANLLWTILVWINMREFTFSQVTSPRNTRLRNTILIGILLIWATFIWAMVLADRSHGAVIVWANPNIAFILWIVFSRVDLSNADLSQANLSRANLYRVDLRDANLSQSNLRNANLREAVLRGADLTGADLTGADLSDADLSDAILQGVDLTTADLSDANLNDTDLRDAQLVKANLMAADLSWANLSRADCSDANLSWANLNRAKLTDAKLSNADLSGADFREAILHRIDVTQVDLSVVLVKGAKFSKNPGLKQTDRVNLKARGAILEDLPGFGSSPSI
- the ybaK gene encoding Cys-tRNA(Pro) deacylase, producing the protein MKTNAVRVLDNLGIAYQLLSYEVDPNDLAAESIAEKVGLPPEEVFKTLVTRGDRTGICLAVIPGNTHLDLKALAKLTQNRKIEPVPLKDVQPLTGYIRGGVTALACKKPYPVYVDETIELFDQVAVSAGMRGLMIHLAPGDYLKAVNGTVGAIAQEKEG
- a CDS encoding FTR1 family protein produces the protein MDFSTVLPTFIITLREGVEAALVVGIVLACLTKAKQNRLKGWVFLGVAAGILVSALIALLFGWMIQVLGAASPAAEPLMEGIFSLVAVGLLSWMLIWMTQQARFLKVQVEQGVTAALKGGVSSAWAIFSLIFFAVLREGFETVVFIAAKFQQGIFPMLGALAGLAVAAGIGVLLFKWGVKLNLKQFFQAMGLLLLLVVAGLVVTALGHFDTVMQTLASQDRASESLCFYYERFVRNPSCVLGPTVWNLATTLPDDRFPGIVLSALFGYTQHLYLVQAVAYLVFLLTIGAIYFQALSGRVFFFIKRSSVKG